One genomic region from Haloarcula taiwanensis encodes:
- a CDS encoding poly(R)-hydroxyalkanoic acid synthase subunit, which produces MSNTNDIQEEWTEMVEEMNNAVADSMEQNMKAQAAFVESWADAVEDTIPEQEDLADGMDGYNRAYEEWMDAAEQMVERSTDAARGEDVDPAEFRDIWLQSANEAFKHVMGTSAFAAANGQLVESMMEMQQEADDLSQDTLEQLGFPTRDDVDEVGERLIELERRQHAVEQKLDRVLEHLEE; this is translated from the coding sequence ATGAGTAACACAAACGACATTCAGGAGGAATGGACGGAGATGGTTGAGGAGATGAACAACGCGGTCGCCGACTCGATGGAGCAGAACATGAAGGCCCAGGCGGCCTTCGTGGAGTCGTGGGCCGATGCTGTCGAGGATACAATCCCGGAGCAGGAGGACCTTGCTGACGGGATGGACGGCTACAACCGCGCCTACGAGGAGTGGATGGACGCCGCCGAGCAGATGGTCGAACGCTCTACCGACGCCGCTCGGGGCGAGGATGTCGACCCCGCCGAGTTCCGTGACATCTGGCTGCAGTCCGCCAATGAGGCATTCAAACACGTCATGGGTACCTCGGCCTTTGCGGCCGCCAACGGCCAGCTCGTCGAGTCGATGATGGAGATGCAGCAGGAAGCGGACGACCTGAGCCAGGACACGCTGGAACAGCTCGGCTTCCCGACGCGAGACGATGTCGACGAGGTCGGCGAGCGGCTCATTGAACTGGAGCGCCGCCAGCACGCGGTCGAACAGAAGCTCGACCGCGTGCTTGAACACTTGGAAGAGTAA